The following coding sequences are from one Thunnus maccoyii chromosome 17, fThuMac1.1, whole genome shotgun sequence window:
- the scml4 gene encoding sex comb on midleg-like protein 4 isoform X2, producing MSGLMSTLSAGSEMQTPALGPQFIAGPQGKVPGRKRGRPPIRKLEFQSHYVEPMSPLKVPKKRGRKPGFKLKPRMVMSPLANSPPSSTPEPEMGSIPQDAAIVPHSATPQVLTAETSMPDDFLCDPPGDSKRYAVDPSDSAFNVMTSQYPPKHSYGYRRSNSCTTPMGLCRQASSPASFQEGNRNVYSPMPDAGECKRPAGKDPSSWGVEEVVWFIKDADPQALGPHAEAFRKHEIDGDALLLLKSEMMMKYLGLKLGPALKLCYHIDRLKQNRL from the exons ATGTCAG gtCTGATGAGTACCCTGTCCGCTGGCTCAGAGATGCAGACTCCCGCTCTTGGCCCCCAGTTCATAGCGGGGCCCCAGGGTAAGGTACCTGGCAGGAAGAGAGGACGGCCTCCTATCCGTAAGCTGGAGTTCCAGAGCCACTACGTTGAGCCTATGTCGCCTCTCAAGGTACCCAAGAAGAGAGGCAGGAAACCCGGTTTTaag ctgAAGCCCAGGATGGTGATGTCCCCACTGGCTAACTCTCCTCCCAGCAGCACACCAGAGCCTGAAATGGGCTCTATCCCACAGGATGCTGCTATTGTCCCCCACTCTGCTACACCACAGGTCCTTACAG CAGAAACGTCAATGCCTGATGACTTTTTATGTGACCCGCCGGGGGACTCCAAGCGTTACGCTGTAGACCCCAGTGACTCCGCCTTTAATGTCATGACATCACAGTACCCGCCAAAGCACTCGTATGGTTACCGCAGAAGCAACAGTTGTACTACACCGATGGGCTTGTGCAGACAAGCATCAAGCCCAGCAAGCTTCCAGGAGGGAAACAGGAACG TTTATAGCCCGATGCCAGATGCTGGAGAGTGCAAGCGTCCTGCTGGTAAGGACCCGTCCAGCTGGGGTGTGGAGGAGGTCGTGTGGTTCATCAAAGATGCTGACCCTCAAGCCCTGGGACCTCATGCTGAAGCCTTCAGGAAACAT gAGATAGATGGGGACGCTTTGCTCTTACTGAAAagtgagatgatgatgaagtaTCTGGGACTGAAGCTGGGACCTGCGCTCAAACTCTGTTACCATATCGACAGGCTTAAACAGAATCGGTTGTGA
- the scml4 gene encoding sex comb on midleg-like protein 4 isoform X1, protein MRLRGRRDFKPDSDLEVAPAPPVAWLPGILSKSVRLRLRLDRCDDRGRGCWHLVDLEAESEPVGRRLRNRPPNTCAQSLMSTLSAGSEMQTPALGPQFIAGPQGKVPGRKRGRPPIRKLEFQSHYVEPMSPLKVPKKRGRKPGFKLKPRMVMSPLANSPPSSTPEPEMGSIPQDAAIVPHSATPQVLTAETSMPDDFLCDPPGDSKRYAVDPSDSAFNVMTSQYPPKHSYGYRRSNSCTTPMGLCRQASSPASFQEGNRNVYSPMPDAGECKRPAGKDPSSWGVEEVVWFIKDADPQALGPHAEAFRKHEIDGDALLLLKSEMMMKYLGLKLGPALKLCYHIDRLKQNRL, encoded by the exons ATGAGACTGCGAGGACGGCGGGATTTCAAACCTGACTCCGACCTGGAAGTGGCCCCTGCTCCTCCTGTTGCCTGGTTACCTGGCATCCTCAGCAAAAGTGTACGCCTGCGTTTACGTTTAGATCGCTGTGAcgaccgagggcggggctgcTGGCACCTGGTGGACTTGGAGGCGGAGTCAGAGCCAGTTGGGCGCAGACTGAGGAATCGGCCACCTAACACCTGTGCACAGA gtCTGATGAGTACCCTGTCCGCTGGCTCAGAGATGCAGACTCCCGCTCTTGGCCCCCAGTTCATAGCGGGGCCCCAGGGTAAGGTACCTGGCAGGAAGAGAGGACGGCCTCCTATCCGTAAGCTGGAGTTCCAGAGCCACTACGTTGAGCCTATGTCGCCTCTCAAGGTACCCAAGAAGAGAGGCAGGAAACCCGGTTTTaag ctgAAGCCCAGGATGGTGATGTCCCCACTGGCTAACTCTCCTCCCAGCAGCACACCAGAGCCTGAAATGGGCTCTATCCCACAGGATGCTGCTATTGTCCCCCACTCTGCTACACCACAGGTCCTTACAG CAGAAACGTCAATGCCTGATGACTTTTTATGTGACCCGCCGGGGGACTCCAAGCGTTACGCTGTAGACCCCAGTGACTCCGCCTTTAATGTCATGACATCACAGTACCCGCCAAAGCACTCGTATGGTTACCGCAGAAGCAACAGTTGTACTACACCGATGGGCTTGTGCAGACAAGCATCAAGCCCAGCAAGCTTCCAGGAGGGAAACAGGAACG TTTATAGCCCGATGCCAGATGCTGGAGAGTGCAAGCGTCCTGCTGGTAAGGACCCGTCCAGCTGGGGTGTGGAGGAGGTCGTGTGGTTCATCAAAGATGCTGACCCTCAAGCCCTGGGACCTCATGCTGAAGCCTTCAGGAAACAT gAGATAGATGGGGACGCTTTGCTCTTACTGAAAagtgagatgatgatgaagtaTCTGGGACTGAAGCTGGGACCTGCGCTCAAACTCTGTTACCATATCGACAGGCTTAAACAGAATCGGTTGTGA
- the LOC121882538 gene encoding mitoregulin-like: MADVSERTLQVAVVVSFAAGFLAGWQANRMRRKFLDWRKKRLQDKLSETQKKIDLA; encoded by the coding sequence ATGGCAGACGTCTCGGAGAGGACACTACAAGTCGCCGTCGTGGTTTCTTTCGCTGCCGGCTTTCTGGCGGGGTGGCAGGCCAACAGAATGAGGAGAAAGTTCCTGGACTGGAGGAAGAAACGGCTGCAAGATAAACTGtcagaaacacagaagaaaatagATTTGGCTTGA
- the sec63 gene encoding translocation protein SEC63 homolog, protein MAGQQFQYDDSGNTFFYFLTSFVGLIVIPATYYLWPRDQNAEQLRLKSLRRVHGRCLWYRLRLMKSQQSIVPTLKKAALLFGWAVFLLLAYKVSKLDREYQEYNPYEVLNLDPGASLSEIKKQYRVLSLKYHPDKGGDEATFMRIAKAYAALTNEQSRLNWEVYGNPDGPGATSFGIALPAWIVDQKNSMLVLLVYGLAFMVILPVVVGTWWYRSIRYSGDQILINTTQLFMHFMYKTPNMNMKRLAMVLTAAFEFDPRSNKEATIRPTDNIEVPQLIRELGNINVKKKEPPFCYPYSLKARVLVLSHLARMEVSEELEEDQRFVVRKSPALLQEMINVGCQLTMMANSRGGFHAPRLVTIENCMKLTQMIVQGLQESKSPLLQLPHFEEEHLRYCISKKYKVRSLQDLVSLKDSDRRSMLRFLGEEKYDEVMAVLSSFPHITMDTKLQVLDDEDSNNITAGSIVTVTVTLTRKKMAEVFEKEQESTPCPGDEAANTEEAQADSSKAKTKVWQNKSKGAKKTAKSKKKKLTKKKATPAPAKTKQANGNVAGNEVVAAATAAAAKEEEDEASDKGSESDEGEANKDSPSERDEDSDKQSDTEVDEMAGDDEEEWEALQQSIQRRERALLETKSKVTHPVYSLYFPEEKQEWWWLYIADRRDQTLVSMPYHVCTLKDTEEVELKFPAPSKTGNYQYSVILRSDSYLGLDQIKPLKLEVHEAKAMLDNHPQWDIPDTEEEDEEQEDSDGIEESEDDDEDND, encoded by the exons GCAGAGCATTGTCCCAACACTAAA GAAAGCAGCCTTGTTATTTGGATGGGCTGTGTTCCTGCTGCTAGCCTACAAGGTGTCCAAGCTTGACAGAGAGTACCAGGAGTATAATCCTTATGAAGTCCTCAACTTGGACCCg GGTGCATCACTGTCAGAAATCAAGAAGCAATACCGTGTACTGTCACTCAAATACCACCCTGACAAAGGTGGTGATGAGGCCACATTCATGAGAATTGCCAAAGCCTATGCTGC TCTGACCAATGAACAGTCTCGGCTGAACTGGGAAGTGTATGGCAACCCAGATGGTCCAGGAG CAACCAGCTTTGGTATTGCCCTGCCTGCCTGGATTGTTGACCAGAAGAACTCAATGCTG GTGCTGTTGGTATATGGACTAGCCTTTATGGTCATCCTCCCTGTTGTTGTG GGCACGTGGTGGTACCGCTCTATCCGCTACAGTGGAGACCAGATCCTCATCAACACTACACAGCTCTTCAtgcattttatgtataaaaCGCccaacatgaacatgaaac GGTTAGCCATGGTGTTGACAGCAGCGTTTGAGTTTGACCCTCGCAGCAATAAAGAAGCCACCATACGGCCAACAGACAACATTGAAGTGCCACAG TTGATCCGTGAGTTGGGGAATATCAATGTGAAGAAGAAGGAGCCTCCATTCTGCTACCCATACAGTTTGAAGGCCAGGGTCTTGGTGCTGTCTCACCTTGCACGTATGGAGGTATCGGAGGAGTTAGAGGAAG ATCAGAGATTTGTGGTGAGGAAGAGCCCAGCTCTCCTTCAGGAGATGATCAACGTGGGCTGTCAGCTTACCATGATGGCCAACAGCCGAGGCG GTTTCCATGCTCCTCGACTCGTAACCATTGAGAATTGTATGAAGCTGACCCAGATGATAGTGCAGGGCCTGCAGGAGTCCAAGTCACCACTACTGCAGCTGCCCCACTTTGAAGAGGAGCATCTCCGCTACTGCATCTCTAAGAAG TACAAAGTTCGGAGCCTGCAGGACCTGGTGAGCCTCAAAGACTCAGACAGACGCAGCATGCTGCGTTTCTTGGGGGAGGAGAAGTACGATGAGGTCATGGCTGTGCTGAGCAGCTTCCCTCACATCACCATGGATACCAAACTGCAGG TCCTTGATGATGAAGACAGCAATAACATCACTGCAGGCTCTATCGTCACAGTTACTGTCACCTtaaccagaaaaaaaatggcG gaggtgTTCGAAAAAGAGCAGGAGTCCACACCGTGTCCAGGAGACGAGGCTGCCAACACAGAGGAAGCA CAAGCAGACTCAAGTAAAGCCAAAACTAAAGTGTGGCAGAACAAGAGTAAAGGGGCTAAGAAGACAGCCAAGTCCAAGAAGAAAAAATTAACCAAGAAGAAGGCCACTCCTGCACCTGCCAAAACCAAGCAGGCCAATGGCAACGTGGCAGGAAAT GAAGTCGTAGCAGCAGCCACAGCGGCAGCagcaaaggaggaagaggacgaggCCTCAGACAAAGGCAGCGAGTCAGACGAGGGCGAGGCCAACAAGGACTCTCCCAGCGAGAGAGATGAAGACAGTGACAAACAAAGCGACACAGAGGTGGATGAGATGGCTGGCGATGATGAGGAG gagtggGAGGCATTGCAGCAAAGCATCCAGCGGCGAGAGCGGGCCCTGCTAGAGACCAAGTCAAAGGTGACGCACCCCGTCTACAGCCTCTACTTCCCTGAGGAGAAGCAGGAGTGGTGGTGGCTCTACATCGCTGACCGCCGAGATCAAACCCTTGTCTCCATGCCCTACCACGTCTGCACGCTAAAAGACACAGAAGAG GTGGAGCTGAAATTTCCAGCCCCCTCCAAAACAGGCAACTACCAATATTCTGTCATCCTCCGCTCTGATTCCTACCTGGGACTGGACCAGATCAAACCACTCAAG CTGGAGGTCCACGAGGCCAAGGCCATGCTGGACAACCACCCGCAGTGGGACATCCCcgacacagaggaggaggacgaggagcaGGAGGACAGCGACGGCATCGAGGAGAGTGAAGACGACGACGAGGACAACGACTga